Within Rhododendron vialii isolate Sample 1 chromosome 12a, ASM3025357v1, the genomic segment AGATCCCAAAAGAGCAGCAGACGACATAACAAGGAAGGATAGCCTGAAGCAATGAGTTCCACTGCAACTGTTACCCCCCTCAACCGATGCTTCTACATCGTAAATATACCCGATAACCCTCACAGAGAGAATATAAGACCCAATAGGACTTGCAATGGCAATGGTGTTGAAAATTGTTCCCATATGCACTACCCCAAATATCTCAGAAGCGATTGTAGGCATTAACGACCACTGGGAACCATAACAAACACCGACTAGAACAGAACCAACGTATAGAGCACCCGGGAATGCGGAAGCAATGACAGCATGGCCAATGCTCATAGTTACCAGAGTAATGGTCATGAACAATGGCCTCGCCCATCCATTCACATGCAAGAAAGATTCCGATAGATAACCAGCTCCAAAACGACCAACGAAATTCCAAATGCTCCAAAGAGAAACCATACTACTTGTCTCGGAACTTGTGTAACCAAGAGATGCTCCAATCTGGCTAATGTTATTCACCGTGGCGAGTCCTGAACCCATACCACAAGCCGCTGCAATAAACAAAAGCCAGAAGCTACTAGTGCAAATCGCTTGCACAAGATTCAGATTTTCTCCCCATTGCGAAGTTGTCTTGTCTTTCGTATTCTTATCTACCTCTCTAACGGTACCACTGGGAACCTGATGATACCCACTATGGGCATGTCTACTGTCACTGTGTATCTCTGGAGCCAAAAGGTTGGAATCATCAATTTGGTGTCCGCTAAAAGAAGTACCTGAAATCCTTCTTGAATCACTCAGATGGGCTTTCATTGCAACATAAAAGGGGGATGTTAGCAACATAACAAGTATGACAAGTCTGCAGATGCGTGCTGGTGATGGCAACGAGAGGGCATTGTCTAAAATAATGATGACCATGAGATAAGCAGCGATAACCAAAGAAACCAACGAGAAACGATCCAGGTGCTTGTCTTCATCTCCTTCGGTTTCCCTATAGATTCTTACGAACCACATGAGCAACAGAGTGTTGCAAGCGGGGAAAAGTGCCAACATTAGAACATATGCGCTAGGCTTATCCTCCAATAGTGTCTGATACACTTGGATTAATATTGCTCCACTTAAACCAAGAAAACCCTAGCAAAAAATCAGTGACCTTGAGGCACCACATCAAGGGTGAAAACAACCAACAACGAAGTACAACTTTATACTGGAAAATTTAACAAGAAACTATGGTCTAGCTATCGCTTCAAGAGCATCTTAGCCTCAAAGTACAAAACCTTAGAATCAACCAGTCAAAAAAACCTTTTCTCTCCTTAAAATCAAGTATCTAAGTATTACAAAACATAAACAGTAGAACGTATACATTGTAATTGGAGAATAAAAGAGAACACATGCGTAT encodes:
- the LOC131311552 gene encoding protein NUCLEAR FUSION DEFECTIVE 4-like produces the protein MGSSRSWTDNKWTATAASIWIQCTSGSLYTFSIYSAALKSTQLYDQSTLDTVSVFKDIGGGAGVLSGLLYTAATSPPSSSSSSSRTAVCSRGGPRIVLAAGAIQCFAGYFLMWLSVAGLVPRPPVALMCFYMLMAAHATSFFNTANVVTGVNNFPNYRGTIVGIMKGFLGLSGAILIQVYQTLLEDKPSAYVLMLALFPACNTLLLMWFVRIYRETEGDEDKHLDRFSLVSLVIAAYLMVIIILDNALSLPSPARICRLVILVMLLTSPFYVAMKAHLSDSRRISGTSFSGHQIDDSNLLAPEIHSDSRHAHSGYHQVPSGTVREVDKNTKDKTTSQWGENLNLVQAICTSSFWLLFIAAACGMGSGLATVNNISQIGASLGYTSSETSSMVSLWSIWNFVGRFGAGYLSESFLHVNGWARPLFMTITLVTMSIGHAVIASAFPGALYVGSVLVGVCYGSQWSLMPTIASEIFGVVHMGTIFNTIAIASPIGSYILSVRVIGYIYDVEASVEGGNSCSGTHCFRLSFLVMSSAALLGSLAALILFFLTKDFYHQAILRRLLNSVRK